A genome region from Syntrophaceae bacterium includes the following:
- the rfaQ gene encoding putative lipopolysaccharide heptosyltransferase III translates to MFIKGSPIDFSRVSKVLLIQLGDIGDVVWTEPTVRAFRETFPLAEVSILARGGFGELLEAHPDVRRVFNVAVAKGGILAEIRAQSGLVGALRRERFDVVFDLRAGDRGALMARLSGAPVRVSHHYPRDIPFWRNSLFTHIVQPPPLETLVHGAAEQTLAIIREFGIDTKERAPRLHVSEQVKARVSSILRDSGLEAAGRWVSVNPFSRWPYKEWPHERWVPVLEGLWARHRLAAALVGSPDERHKSSLLASRFSCPVFDLAGKTTLAELAGVLSRAAFHVGVDSAAPHIAAAVGVPTITLYGPSDWRYWSPPGNRHLVVAPEDECAPCLQKGCGGRGWSRCLEEMPVERVMQAVEQLVRGLDSESEPR, encoded by the coding sequence ATGTTCATAAAAGGGAGCCCCATCGATTTCAGCAGGGTGAGCAAGGTGCTCCTGATCCAGCTGGGGGACATCGGGGACGTGGTCTGGACGGAGCCCACGGTCCGTGCGTTTCGCGAGACCTTTCCGCTGGCGGAGGTCTCCATCCTGGCGAGGGGCGGCTTTGGGGAGCTGCTCGAAGCGCACCCGGATGTCCGACGGGTCTTCAACGTGGCCGTCGCGAAAGGGGGGATCCTCGCGGAAATCCGCGCGCAGTCCGGCCTCGTCGGTGCGCTGCGGCGCGAGCGCTTCGACGTTGTCTTCGATCTCCGGGCGGGGGACCGCGGCGCCCTGATGGCCCGGCTCTCGGGTGCCCCCGTGCGGGTGTCCCACCACTATCCGCGGGACATCCCCTTCTGGCGAAACAGCCTGTTCACGCACATCGTGCAGCCCCCGCCCCTGGAGACACTCGTCCACGGGGCGGCGGAGCAGACCCTCGCAATCATACGGGAGTTCGGCATCGACACGAAAGAAAGGGCGCCGAGACTCCATGTCTCCGAACAGGTGAAAGCCCGCGTGTCTTCCATCCTGCGCGACTCGGGACTCGAGGCCGCGGGACGCTGGGTGTCCGTCAACCCCTTCTCTCGATGGCCGTACAAGGAGTGGCCCCACGAGCGCTGGGTTCCCGTCCTCGAGGGGCTGTGGGCACGTCACCGGCTGGCGGCCGCCCTGGTCGGCTCCCCCGATGAGCGGCACAAGTCGTCCCTGCTGGCTTCACGGTTCTCATGCCCGGTCTTCGATCTTGCCGGAAAGACCACGCTGGCCGAGCTGGCGGGTGTTCTGAGCCGGGCCGCCTTCCACGTCGGCGTGGACAGCGCCGCCCCGCACATCGCGGCCGCCGTTGGGGTTCCCACGATCACCCTCTATGGGCCCTCAGACTGGCGCTACTGGTCTCCGCCGGGGAACCGGCACCTGGTGGTGGCCCCGGAGGACGAGTGCGCCCCCTGCTTGCAGAAAGGGTGCGGGGGAAGAGGATGGAGCCGGTGTCTGGAGGAGATGCCCGTCGAGCGGGTCATGCAGGCGGTCGAGCAGCTGGTGCGCGGGCTCGATTCGGAATCCGAGCCTCGGTAG
- a CDS encoding Trm112 family protein produces MAISKDLLDILACPKCKGELRLTEKEDGLICDACRLLYEIRDDIPIMLIDEAKKLD; encoded by the coding sequence ATGGCGATCAGCAAGGACCTTCTCGACATCCTCGCCTGCCCCAAGTGCAAGGGGGAACTCCGTCTCACAGAGAAGGAAGACGGCCTGATCTGCGATGCCTGCCGCCTGCTCTACGAGATCCGCGACGACATTCCCATCATGCTCATCGACGAGGCGAAAAAGCTCGACTGA